Within the Leptogranulimonas caecicola genome, the region GAAGGGTTTCTCGGCAGGGCTTGCATTGCCTGCGCCTACCTGTGAGTGCGGGGTGCGGCGGGCGAGGAGCTGTCCCAGAGAGCCCCTGGAAGCCTGAGGGCTACCGGGGGCATTTCATGTGTGTGGCCTGGAGGAGCGCCATTAGCCATGTCCACTACCGTTGGCGGAAGCTATGATGGAGTTTACAAATATATTTATTGCGCAGTGCTTGGGGTTGTAGGGGAGGTGCGCGTGCGGGAGCCTGGAAGGAGGCGTGCGGTCTCCTTGGGCTTGTCCTGCAAGAAACCCTTGCAAGCAGGTAATTTTTTGCGAGGGCGGACGGCGTAGAAGAAGCCTGAATTCAGTGGCGTTCAGCTATGCCCCAGAGCTGAAAATGAGTGATAATCATAAGGCGATAGTGCGCCTATTTCTGGCTAGAGGCTGTGTACATGGCGCCCCTTGGGGCTGCCCGTGGCGAAGGCCTGGTGGCTTAAGCGAGCGGCGCACCATCCTTGGAACAGGCTTTAGCTGGGGTTTCCCCGGTACACAATCACCCTTTGAGGGTGGGTCGTTAGGCTTTGAAGGAGAGGATATGGCAAGAAAATTCAAGTCAATGGATGGCAACGAGGCCGCAGCCTGGGTCTCTTATGCCTTCACCGAGGTGGCGAGCATTTATCCCATCACGCCATCCAGCCCCATGGCTGATCATGTGGATCAGTGGGCTGCTCAGGGTCTCAAGAACATCTTTGGCACCCCGGTGAAAATCCAGGAGATGGAGTCTGAGGCCGGCGCCGCCGGCGCTGTTCACGGCTCTCTGGGCGCTGGCGCCCTCACCACCAGCTACACGGCCTCCCAGGGTCTGCTGCTGATGATCCCCAACATGTACAAGATGGCCGGCGAGGGCCTGCCCAACGTGCTGCATGTGAGCGCCCGTACCGTGGCCACCCAGGCCCTCAACATCTTTGGCGACCACTCCGACGTTATGGCTTGCCGCCAGACCGGCTATGCCATGCTGGCTGAGGGCAACGTCCAGGAGGTCATGGACCTGGCTCCTGTGGCCCACCTGGCCGCCATCGAGGGCAGCGTGCCCTTCCTCAACTTCTTCGATGGCTTCCGCACCTCTCACGAGATCCAGAAGGTGGCCACCTGGGATTTCGAGGACCTCAAGGACATGGTCGACATGGACGCCGTCCAGGCCTTCCGCGACCATGCGCTCAACCCCGAGCACCCCACCGCCCGCGGCTCCCACGAGAACGGCGACATCTTCTTCCAGCATCGCGAGGCGTGCAACAGCGCGTACAACGCGCTGCCCCAGATCGTCCAGGGCTACATGGACAAGATCAACGAGAAGCTGGGCACCAGCTATCACCTCTTCGACTACTACGGCGCCGCCGACGCCGACCGCGTAGTGGTCTGCATGGGCTCCTTCTGCGACACCCTGGAAGAGGTCATCGACTACCTCAACGCTCACGGCGAGAAGGTAGGCCTCGTCAAGGTGCGCCTCTATCGTCCTTGGTCTGTAGAGGACTTCGCCGCTGCTCTGCCCAAGACCGTCAAGAAGATCGCCGTGCTCGACCGCACCAAGGAGCCCGGCTCCATTGGCGAGCCTCTCTACCAGGACGTCATCACCTCCCTGGTAGAGGCCGGCATCACCGAGATCCCCGTCATCGGCGGTCGCTACGGCCTGGGCTCCAAGGACGAGCCTCCTGCAGCCGCCTTCGCCGTCTACGAGGAGCTCAAGAAGGATGAGCCCAAGCGCGAGTTCACCATCGGCATCGAGGATGACGTCACCTTCCTCTCCCTGCCTATGGACCCGGATGCCCCCAACACCGCTGCCCCTGGCACCATCGAGTGCAAGTTCTGGGGCCTGGGCGGCGACGGCACCGTGGGCGCCAACAAGAACTCCATCAAGATCATCGGCGACCACACCGACAAGTACGTGCAGGCCTACTTCCAGTACGACTCCAAGAAGACCGGCGGCGTGACCGTAAGCCACCTGCGCTTTGGCGACTCTCCCATCCGCGCTCCTTACTACGTCACCAAGGCCGACTTCGTGGCCTGCCACAACCCCAGCTACATCATCAAGGGCTTCAAGATGGTCCGCGACGTCAAGCCGGGCGGCATCTTCCTGGTGAACTCCCAGTGGTCCGACGAGGAGTTCGCCGAGCACCTGCCTGCTGAGGCCAAGCGCTATATTGCCGAGAACAACGTCAACGTCTACCTGATCGATGCCATCGACTTGGCCCAGAAGGTGGGCATGGGCAAGCGCACCAACACCGTGCTGCAGTCCGCCTTCTTCGCCCTGGCAGACATCCTGCCTGCCGAGGAGGCCCTCCAGTACATGAAGGACGCCGCCACCAAGTCTTACTCAAAGAAGGGCGACGCCGTGGTGGCCGCCAACCACAAGGCTATCGACGCCGGCGCCACCGCCTTCCACAAGTTCGAGGTGCCCGCTGACTGGGCCAACGCCACCGAGGTCGTCGAGGACGAGACCCTGCGTGGCCGCGACGCCATCGTCGAGCAGGTCCAAAAGATCATGAACCCCATCAACCGCATGGACGGCGACAGCCTGCCTGTGAGCGCCTTCGCAAAGAACGCCGACGGCGCCTGGGAGCTCGGTGCTTCCGCCTACGAGAAGCGCGGCACTGCAGTTATGGTTCCTCGCTGGGATCCCGAGAAGTGCATCCAGTGCAACAACTGCGCCTATGTGTGCCCCCACGCCGCCATCCGTCCCATCGTCATGGACGCCGAGGAGCAGGCCAACGCTCCTGAGGCCATGAAGACTCTGGAGCTCAAGGTCCCCAAGAACACCGGCTACACCTTCACGGTTGCCGTGTCCCCGCTGGACTGCATGGGTTGCTACAACTGCCTCTCCGCATGCCCCAAGTCCACCCAGGAGGACGGTGGCGCCCTCACCATGGTGTCTCAGGCCGAGGAAGCCGACCAGATTCCTGTCTGGGACTACGCGGTCAACGATGTCACCGAGAAGCGCGAGCTCTTTAGCGACAAGAACACCCGCGGCAGCCAGTTCTCCATGCCCATGTTGGAGTTCTCTGGCTCTTGCGCCGGCTGCGCCGAGACCAGCTATGCTCGTCTCGTCACCCAGCTCTTCGGCGACCGTATGTTCATTTCCAACGCCACTGGTTGCTCCTCCATCTGGGGCAATCCTGCGGCCACCTCTCCCTTCACCTGCAACGCTGCCGGTCACGGCCCTGCCTGGAACAACTCCCTGTTCGAGGACAACGCCGAGCATGGCCTGGGCTTGCTCATCGGCTACAAGGCCGAGCAGAACCGCCTGGCCGCTCAGACCGAGAAGCTGCTGGAGGTCGAGGGCCTGCCCGAGGGCCTCAAAGAGGCTGCTACCGCATGGCTCGAGAACAGGGACACCACTGGCATCTCCCAGCAGGTCTCCGCTGACTATGCCTCTGCCTTGGTAAAGAGCGACAACCCCGTAGCCGAGGACATTGCCGCCAACAAGTCCTACCTGTCCAAGAAGTCCTTCTGGATCTTCGGCGGCGACGGCTGGGCTTATGACATCGGCTTTGGCGGCCTCGATCACGTGCTGGCTTCCGGCGAGAACGTGAATGTCTTCGTCTTCGACACCGAGGTCTACTCCAACACCGGCGGCCAGGCCTCCAAGGCGTCCAACCTGGGCCAGGTTGCCCAGTTCGCCGCCTCCGGCAAGTCCATCAAGAAAAAGCCGCTGGCTGAGATGATGATGAGCTACGGCTACGTCTATGTGGCTCAGGTGGCCATGGGCGCCAATCCCTCCCAGCTGCTCAAGGCCCTTGCTGAGGCCGAGGCCTACGACGGCCCTTCCCTCATCATCGGCTACAGCCCCTGCGAGATGCACTCCATCAAGAAGGGCGGCATGCTGCACTGCCAGGAGGAGCAGAAGCGCGCCGTGGATTGCGGCTACTGGAACCTGTTCCGCTTCAACCCCGCCGCTCCCGCCGGCAAGCGTTTTGTCTTGGATTCCAAGGCGCCCAAGGGCGGTTACCAGGAGTTCCTGGAGAACGAGAACCGCTATGCCTCGCTGCGCCGTTTCTTCCCGGACCGCGCTTCCGAGCTGTTCGCCGAGAACGAGCAGGCTGCCATGGATCGCTACGAGCACCTGCTCAAGCTGCAGTCCATGTATGATCAGGCAGACGAGCCTGCCGAGAAGTAATTTCTCCCTGACTCGCATCCCGTGAGTCGCTCGTGAGCTACTTCTAAGTCGCTCGCATTGCTTGCAAGAGACCGCATTCCCCTTTGGGAGTGCGGTCTCTTTTGCGTTGGGAGCTCTTCTTGGCAGGTGCTCACTTGCAACTAAGGCCTTCATGGGAAGTATTTTGGCGCCGTGTGCGTTATGAGGCGGGTCTAGGCACTGGAGTTTTGTAAAACCCCAGTGCCCACTAGCCTTGTGAGCAAGCTGGCTTGACCTCAGGGATTCTGCAGGGGCTTGTTTCATAGGGACCGCACTCGGAACCAAAGGCGTTTTCGGTTCTAACTGCAATCCCGTTGGAAGGCAGATAAGCCCGGCGGCAGGCGATAAAAAGGGATGTTGACCCAGGTCAACATCCCTTTTTATCGCCTGCTATTTGTTCTGGGACCACTCACTTGTAGCCAAGAATTGTGCTGGAAGGTTAATCCTCCAGCTTGATGTCGCGCACTTCCACAACGCCTTCAACGTCGTCGGGATCAGTGGTGAGAGGCGCATCTACGCCCTCGGTTTCCTGCTCCACAGAGTTGGCGCCTTCCACCATCATGGGGTCGGCTTCGCCGGCTTTTACTTCGTCCACTTTTTTCTGGGTGTCGCTGCACATGGTTCCTCCGGTAGGTGTAAGGGTTTTGCTTCATGCAAAACGCTGCTAGAAAGGGTTTTACCCGGCAATGGGGGTGACTATGTCCAAGCAGCTGCTCAGGGGCCTCATCAACAAAGAAGCCATAGCAGCTCTTGCGGCGGCTATGGCTTCAGCGTAGGGGCGGTGGGGGAGCGAGGTGGCAGAGTTTCTCGGCAGCTAGATGGAGCGAAAGCCTCGACCGATGATCTCAGAGCTGCTCACCATGGTCATGAAGCTTTGAGGCTCGTGTTCGGCGAGGAAGGCGCGGAAGCGGACGGCCTCGGGTCGGGAGAGCACCACGGTGATTTGGGTCATGGGCTTGCCGGAGAACGCGCCTTGGACTTGGGTGAGGGTAGCGGTGCGGTAGAGCTGGTTGACCAAAAAGTCGATGGCGGCGGCAGGGTCGGGGCAGAGCACGGTGCAGACCTTGGATTGGTTGAAGCCCTCGATGGCGTTGTCCACGATGAGGGTTTTGGCGAGAAGGCCCAGGATGCAGAGGAGGCCCGTCTCGGCACCGTAGAGAAAGACGGCGACAGCGACGATGGCGCCGTCGGTGGCAAGCAGGGCTTGGCCCACGCGAAGGTGGGTGCGGCGCTTGAGGATGAGGGCAAGGATGTCAGTGCCGCCAGTGGAGGCGCCCACGTTGAAGACAAGCGCGCTGCCCATAGCCGGCAACATTACGGCGAAGCAGAGCTCGAGCAGGGGGTTGGAGGTGAGCGGGGTGACTCGGGGCCAGATGATTTCGATGAGCGAGACGTAGAAGGAGAGGGCGAAGGAGGCGAAGACAGTCCAGCCCATGGTGCGAAGATCCAGCAGGATGAGGCCGGCGACCACCAGGACCACGTTGAGCATCCACATGAAGTCGCCTACGTCGAATTGGGGCAGCAGTGTGGAAAGGATGATGGAGAGGCCCGAGGTGCCGCCCAAAGCGAAGTGGTTGGGCGCCTTGAAGATGACGATGCCTATGGCGGTGAGCAACAGTCCCATGTTCACAAAGAAGAAAGTGCGTCTAAAGCTGGGGAGCTCTCGGCGGCGGCGCATGCGCTCGCCGTTGGCTTTGTCTTCGGGGGTGGCGTTGATTCCTGGAGGTATCAGGGGCATGTCCATGGCGGGCGAGACTCTTTTCGCGGGAATTGAAAGATCGAGGGATAGGGTGGGTGCCTGGCAAGAGGTTCGGGCGCAGAGGGCGCGATGAACGCGCTTTTGCCAGGCGAGGCAGTGCGGATTAGCGGTCGCTCATGTTGAAGCGGTCGCGCATGTTCACGCTAGTGGTAAAGAGCACCGATGCCAAGACGTCGTCGGTGGCTTTTTGGATGAGGTCGCAAGTTTTTTGGTTAGCGGCTTCGAGCGCCTGTGTGAGCTGGGCGCCTCCTAGCTGGGCGCAGGCAGCGTCGGTGGCTTCTACCTGGGCATGGCCTTGGCCTAGGGTGGCGTCTTGGTAGGCAGAAACGGTATTCCAGTTGCTGCCAAACTGGGCGTCGGCCAGGGCGGCGAGGATGCGGTTCTCCCAGTAGAAGGTCTCGGTGGTGGTGCGAGAGGCCACGTCCAGGTAGGCCGGGATGGAGTGGACGTTGGTGTAGAGCGGGATGAAGGTGGAGTAGGTCATGTCGCCCATGGCGGTCCATTGGATCGCCTTCAGGCCCTCAGGCGCATAGGGGCGGATCTGGATCAAGGCGCACTCGTTGTTGCGGTTGATGCCTATGGTGCGATAGTACTTGCGGGTGAGCTCGTTGCCGCGGGTGCCGTAAGGGTCGTAGGGCGTGTCCTGATAGTGGCTGGAGAGCACCTGCTTGACGTCTTCCACGGTGACCTTGTGCTCGGGCACGCGGCACCAGGGCAGATCGTCGCTCTCTGGCTGGTACTGGGCGTCGGGGCCGTCGTAGGTGTCCGAGGGGTTCAGGCAGCGCTGCATGTACCAGGCGCGGGGAGTGTTGTAGATGTGGTCGGTGTAATCGTGGCTGCCAAAGAGGATGCGGGGGTTCACGATGCGAGGCAGCCCGCGGAGGCGGTCCTTGTCGGTACTCATGGCGTTCACTGCAGAGGCCAACGCGCTTTTGGCGAGGGACTGAGGCATGGCCAGGTTGAGCTTGTGGTCGATGATGAAGTTGATGATGTCGGCGCTGGCAAGATACTCGCTGCCGTCACCGGTGGCGTCCAGAAGATCCAGGCGGTCGATGCCCAGCTGGTTGGGTTGGGTGACATAGGCGTTGTCGGGCACGCGGCGGGCGATCCAGTGGTGGCCGCCGATAGTCTCTAGGTACCAGACCTCGTTTTCATCGGAGAAGGCGATGCCATTGGACTCGTAGGTGCCATAGCGCTCCAACAGCTGCCCTAGGCGAAGGACGCCTTCGCGGGCGGTGGTGATATAGGGAAGCACCAGGGTGACCAGGTCTTCCTCGCCAATGCCGCCCGGCTTCTCGGGGAGGTAGCCTGGCTGGCCTTGGGCGCCCTGGGCGGGCTGATAGGCCACCAGGGGGTCTGCGCCTAAGACGCGGGGATTGGTGGTGATGGTCTCGGTGGCGCTCATGCCTACATTGAAGTCGTTGACGCCGGCTTCTGCCCAAATGCCCTCTTTGGGATCCACATTGGGCATGGCGGTATAGCGCTGAGGGGTCTCTGGCAGCTCGATATCCAGATGAGAGATGACGCAGTGGTAGTGGCGGGGCTGATCGGCAGGCTCGACCACCACCATTTTCTTGGGGCAAAAGGCGCCGTCGCCGTCGTCCTCGTCGCGGGCGATCATGGTGGAGCCGTCGTAGGTGGCGCCCTTGCCTACCAACAATGTTGTGCAAGCCATAGCATTCCTCTCTGGTCGGTGAGCAGCCATTTTATTTTAAGACTCTGTCCCATAACTCTGGAACAAGGGGTAAAAGCCGGAAAAACGGCCTGGAAAAATTGCCATAAATATAGATAAATACGCATTGATATTCATATTTTAGTATTTAGCGCATAGTGCATAAATAAAAGACCGTGCAATTAAGAAATTGCGCTCCAATGTGTTAAAGAGCAGGTTAATCCTGTGTAGCGTCTTGTTAGGCACCCTATAGAAACGAATGAAAATCAACCGTTACCGCATAAAAACCCACCGCTCGTCGGTGAATAAGCACCCTTGGAAGCTTCAGTGACATATCGACAAAGAAGGGAGTATCCTTATAGTTGCTGAAAGGGAGCCAAAGCTTTGCGGACCCATAGAGAGTAACCGGTCGCGAAGGGGGAGCGGCTCCGTGGAGCTGTTGGGGTTTGAGGCTTTTTGAGCCTTTCCCAGCACGTCTGTTGGCAGAGAGAGGGACTCAATCCGGAGTCCCCGAGAAAGGGATGCCTATGAAGACTCGATGGTTCAACAAGGCGATGACCGGCTTGGCACTGGGTGCCGCAGCCATCATGGCCCTCCCGGTAAACGCGCTGGCGTGCACTCAGGTGTGGATGCCCGACACGTATACCAAGGAGGCCAATACCTGGTATGCCGGCCGTGCCGAGGACACCGCCACCCGCCAAGCAAAGATCTTTGGCGTGGAGCCCGCCCATGAGGCTGGCTTTGTCTATCAGTCAAACGAGAACGGCGACTTTGCCGAGGGCGACAACTTCCAGTGGACCTCTGACACGCCCACCTATCGCTACACCTATGTGCGCGACCACGGCGACAATGGTTGGGGAGGCGCTAAGAACGCCTATTCCGCCGCCGGCATCAACGAATGGGGCGTGTCTTGCTCGGCCACGCTGTCCACCTATCCCAGCTCCGAGATCAGGGCACTTGACCCCGCGGTAGACAGCGGCGTGGGCGAGTTCAACTACGTGGCCTTGGCACTGGGCCAGAACAAGACCGCCAAAGACGCCGTGGCGTTCCTAGGCTCCTTGGTCGATAAGTACGGCTCTTGCTCCTCTGACCAGCTCATCATTAGCGACGCTCACGAGTCTTGGATGTTCTCCGTGGTTTCTGGCCACCAGTGGCTGGGCTTCCAGCTGCCTGAGGACAAGGCCTCTGTGAACCCCAACATGGGTTCGCTCACCTATCCTGAGGACTTGGACCTCTCTGACGCCGCCAAATGCCTCCACTCCAAGGACCTGGTGGAGATGCCCAAAAAGGCTGGTGTGCTCAAGTACTTCGAGGGCGCTGATGGCAAGCCCGACGAGACCAAGCCTGACATCGCCAGCACCTATGCCCGTGCCGACGAGGGCGCGGGCCAGTTCTCCCGCTTTGTCATTGGCCGCGCCTACTTCGACGGTCTTGACGGCGTGGATTACTACGTGAGCGGCGGCCGCATTCTTGATGTGACCGATGGCCGCACCTTGTTCTTCACCCCTGGCAAGGGCGACTGGACCACTACGGACATGATCCGCTCGCTGGCCGCTCGCGCCGACACTGTCACCGGCCTCAAGAAAGGCGTCGCCAATACTGTTACCGGCGTTGGCCGCCAGGACTCCCTCGAGACCCACATGTTCGAGATCAATCGTGTGGCGAGCGCTGACGCCTCCAAGGAGGATACCGCAGAGGCCACCGTTGAGTGGCTTGCCCTTAATCGTGATGACTTCTCCCTGGCAGTACCTTCCTTTGGCGGCTTGATGACCGAGGTCAACCCCCGCTACGGCACTCAGGATCTCGACCTGACGCATCAGGGTGGCGGCGGTCGCGACAATCTTGCTGAGGCCCTTAAAGCCGGCCCCTGGGACTACTACATGCCCTACGTGATGATGGACGTGAACACCATCTGCAACGCCGACCGCGAGCAGGTGGGCGAGACGGTGCACAGCTACATCCGTGCCCTCCAGGACAACTTCGTCACCCAGAACGAAGAAGTCAAGACCTATGTCAGGGGCCTTTCTGGCGAAGCGCAAACCGCTGCCGCTAACCTGGCCAACAGCGTGGCCACCGAGCAGGCCCATGCCAAGTACATGACTCTTCTCACCGAGCTCCGCACCTGGCACAACGGCGATCAGAAGACCCCCTTCGTGCCCAGCGACTACGACACATCCACCCAGGGCATCAAGACTCCTATGACCTACTCCGCTGAGGTCAAAACTCCGCTCGCCGCTGCCGACGGCGTCGTAGCGGGCGCCGCTAATCGCTGGGTTGTCCTGAGTGAGACCGTGGACGGCGCGCAGGTGCTCAAGCAGGTCCACGTGGACGCCGACGGCAAGATCCAGACCGGCCTTCAAAAGATCGACGGCATCGATTTTGTCATGGGCGAAGACGGCACTGTACAGACCGGCTTTGTCAAGGTGGGCGACAAGACCTACTATGCCGCTCCCGAGGCCAAGACCGGTTGGCAGACCATCGACGGCAAGGATTACTACTTTGGCACCGATGGCGTGATGGCCACCGGCAAGCAGACCATCGACGGCAAGAACTATCTCTTCGATGCCAACGGCGTCTCTCAAACTGGGTGGCAAAAGGATGGCGACAAGACCTCCTATTACAGCCCTGACATGGCCACTGGTTGGAAAGAGATCGACGGCAAGACCTACTACTTTGGCGATGACGGCGCCATGAAGACCGGCATCACCAAGGTGGGCGACAAGACCTACAACCTGGGCGACGACGGCGCCATGAAGACCGGTGTCTACACCGTAGACGGCAAGCTCATGGCCTTTGGCGAGGACGGCGCTCAGGCGACCGGTTGGGTCACCGTGGATGAGACCCCGTACTACCTGCCTGAGGACGGCTCCAAGGTCGATCCCGG harbors:
- the nifJ gene encoding pyruvate:ferredoxin (flavodoxin) oxidoreductase; the encoded protein is MARKFKSMDGNEAAAWVSYAFTEVASIYPITPSSPMADHVDQWAAQGLKNIFGTPVKIQEMESEAGAAGAVHGSLGAGALTTSYTASQGLLLMIPNMYKMAGEGLPNVLHVSARTVATQALNIFGDHSDVMACRQTGYAMLAEGNVQEVMDLAPVAHLAAIEGSVPFLNFFDGFRTSHEIQKVATWDFEDLKDMVDMDAVQAFRDHALNPEHPTARGSHENGDIFFQHREACNSAYNALPQIVQGYMDKINEKLGTSYHLFDYYGAADADRVVVCMGSFCDTLEEVIDYLNAHGEKVGLVKVRLYRPWSVEDFAAALPKTVKKIAVLDRTKEPGSIGEPLYQDVITSLVEAGITEIPVIGGRYGLGSKDEPPAAAFAVYEELKKDEPKREFTIGIEDDVTFLSLPMDPDAPNTAAPGTIECKFWGLGGDGTVGANKNSIKIIGDHTDKYVQAYFQYDSKKTGGVTVSHLRFGDSPIRAPYYVTKADFVACHNPSYIIKGFKMVRDVKPGGIFLVNSQWSDEEFAEHLPAEAKRYIAENNVNVYLIDAIDLAQKVGMGKRTNTVLQSAFFALADILPAEEALQYMKDAATKSYSKKGDAVVAANHKAIDAGATAFHKFEVPADWANATEVVEDETLRGRDAIVEQVQKIMNPINRMDGDSLPVSAFAKNADGAWELGASAYEKRGTAVMVPRWDPEKCIQCNNCAYVCPHAAIRPIVMDAEEQANAPEAMKTLELKVPKNTGYTFTVAVSPLDCMGCYNCLSACPKSTQEDGGALTMVSQAEEADQIPVWDYAVNDVTEKRELFSDKNTRGSQFSMPMLEFSGSCAGCAETSYARLVTQLFGDRMFISNATGCSSIWGNPAATSPFTCNAAGHGPAWNNSLFEDNAEHGLGLLIGYKAEQNRLAAQTEKLLEVEGLPEGLKEAATAWLENRDTTGISQQVSADYASALVKSDNPVAEDIAANKSYLSKKSFWIFGGDGWAYDIGFGGLDHVLASGENVNVFVFDTEVYSNTGGQASKASNLGQVAQFAASGKSIKKKPLAEMMMSYGYVYVAQVAMGANPSQLLKALAEAEAYDGPSLIIGYSPCEMHSIKKGGMLHCQEEQKRAVDCGYWNLFRFNPAAPAGKRFVLDSKAPKGGYQEFLENENRYASLRRFFPDRASELFAENEQAAMDRYEHLLKLQSMYDQADEPAEK
- a CDS encoding YitT family protein, whose amino-acid sequence is MDMPLIPPGINATPEDKANGERMRRRRELPSFRRTFFFVNMGLLLTAIGIVIFKAPNHFALGGTSGLSIILSTLLPQFDVGDFMWMLNVVLVVAGLILLDLRTMGWTVFASFALSFYVSLIEIIWPRVTPLTSNPLLELCFAVMLPAMGSALVFNVGASTGGTDILALILKRRTHLRVGQALLATDGAIVAVAVFLYGAETGLLCILGLLAKTLIVDNAIEGFNQSKVCTVLCPDPAAAIDFLVNQLYRTATLTQVQGAFSGKPMTQITVVLSRPEAVRFRAFLAEHEPQSFMTMVSSSEIIGRGFRSI
- a CDS encoding C69 family dipeptidase; its protein translation is MACTTLLVGKGATYDGSTMIARDEDDGDGAFCPKKMVVVEPADQPRHYHCVISHLDIELPETPQRYTAMPNVDPKEGIWAEAGVNDFNVGMSATETITTNPRVLGADPLVAYQPAQGAQGQPGYLPEKPGGIGEEDLVTLVLPYITTAREGVLRLGQLLERYGTYESNGIAFSDENEVWYLETIGGHHWIARRVPDNAYVTQPNQLGIDRLDLLDATGDGSEYLASADIINFIIDHKLNLAMPQSLAKSALASAVNAMSTDKDRLRGLPRIVNPRILFGSHDYTDHIYNTPRAWYMQRCLNPSDTYDGPDAQYQPESDDLPWCRVPEHKVTVEDVKQVLSSHYQDTPYDPYGTRGNELTRKYYRTIGINRNNECALIQIRPYAPEGLKAIQWTAMGDMTYSTFIPLYTNVHSIPAYLDVASRTTTETFYWENRILAALADAQFGSNWNTVSAYQDATLGQGHAQVEATDAACAQLGGAQLTQALEAANQKTCDLIQKATDDVLASVLFTTSVNMRDRFNMSDR
- a CDS encoding C69 family dipeptidase, encoding MKTRWFNKAMTGLALGAAAIMALPVNALACTQVWMPDTYTKEANTWYAGRAEDTATRQAKIFGVEPAHEAGFVYQSNENGDFAEGDNFQWTSDTPTYRYTYVRDHGDNGWGGAKNAYSAAGINEWGVSCSATLSTYPSSEIRALDPAVDSGVGEFNYVALALGQNKTAKDAVAFLGSLVDKYGSCSSDQLIISDAHESWMFSVVSGHQWLGFQLPEDKASVNPNMGSLTYPEDLDLSDAAKCLHSKDLVEMPKKAGVLKYFEGADGKPDETKPDIASTYARADEGAGQFSRFVIGRAYFDGLDGVDYYVSGGRILDVTDGRTLFFTPGKGDWTTTDMIRSLAARADTVTGLKKGVANTVTGVGRQDSLETHMFEINRVASADASKEDTAEATVEWLALNRDDFSLAVPSFGGLMTEVNPRYGTQDLDLTHQGGGGRDNLAEALKAGPWDYYMPYVMMDVNTICNADREQVGETVHSYIRALQDNFVTQNEEVKTYVRGLSGEAQTAAANLANSVATEQAHAKYMTLLTELRTWHNGDQKTPFVPSDYDTSTQGIKTPMTYSAEVKTPLAAADGVVAGAANRWVVLSETVDGAQVLKQVHVDADGKIQTGLQKIDGIDFVMGEDGTVQTGFVKVGDKTYYAAPEAKTGWQTIDGKDYYFGTDGVMATGKQTIDGKNYLFDANGVSQTGWQKDGDKTSYYSPDMATGWKEIDGKTYYFGDDGAMKTGITKVGDKTYNLGDDGAMKTGVYTVDGKLMAFGEDGAQATGWVTVDETPYYLPEDGSKVDPGWQKMDGTWYLFGENNAAKTDWQAVGGKWYLMDEDGSMLSGWQKDGDTWYLLGGAEDGAMKTGWQKVGGTWYLLDGSGAMKTGWQAANGKWYLLGGADDGAMKAGWQKVGGTWYLLGGADDGAMKSGWQLVNGKWYYLGGVDDGAMKTGWQAVNGSWYLLGGVDDGAMKTGWQIDNGKLYLLRSDGSMVSNTRIGGFTIGADGAVRF